One genomic segment of Salipiger profundus includes these proteins:
- a CDS encoding DUF3892 domain-containing protein translates to MTKIKGKNDGPGGRNEHYDIGKRKNVPRRNVVAEIKRGEHPDAHVVKINGREYARDNPDKSKKDNVNR, encoded by the coding sequence ATGACCAAAATTAAAGGCAAGAACGATGGCCCTGGTGGGCGCAACGAACACTACGACATCGGAAAGCGAAAAAACGTTCCCCGAAGAAACGTTGTGGCCGAAATCAAAAGAGGCGAACATCCTGATGCACACGTCGTGAAGATAAATGGCCGTGAATACGCCCGTGACAATCCCGACAAATCCAAGAAAGACAACGTTAACCGATAG